In Aedes albopictus strain Foshan chromosome 3, AalbF5, whole genome shotgun sequence, the genomic window cagcatcatcatCAGCCGTCCCCGTCGGCGCCGGGGCAGGTTTGTCCGATTCATTCTCCAGCAGTAACAGCAGTAGTAGCGCCCTAGAAAACCAAAATCACCACCCCCGCCATTATCAGCAGCACTCCCGACGACCGTCCTCTTCCTCCCAGCAACAGCAATCGCCATTTATGGGCCCCTCCTGTGATTATGAACCAGTAAGACACGTGCACTACAGTAAcaaccatcaccaccaccacgaagacgacgacgatccGGAACCGAACGAGGAGGAGTACGAGGAAGAACTGATTGTAACCATACCACCCCCTCCGCCCCCTCCCGCCCAGGTAATGGTGCAGCAGTTGCACTCGTTGCGTCTGCACTCACCATCAGTAGAATCATCACCGTCACCGTCAGCGTCAGCATTGCCACCTCGGGCCGTAACCGTACAAATCGCCGTTCCTCCGCCATCTAGTTCTAGTTCTTCCGCCTCCGCCGGATCACCGTGGGTACCGctgaagtcgtcgtcgtcgtcgtcctcttcGGCACCCTCATCAGCATCATCGACAGCACCGATCGGCGGCACCGGTGGGCTTCCTCCGCCGCTGCAAtctgcatcatcatcatcgtcagcgTCATCGTCAGTAACGTTCTCCACCTTTCGGAGGGTTCATTGATGGGGGTTTTAAGGGAGGGACGCATCCAAATTTCTTCGATTTAAAATTTGCAGTAGAGAGAATTAGGATTAGTGCTTGATTAGCTTTCTTTTTTTAGGTTCGTCAAATGAAGCTTCGGAAAGAAGCTTTCTCACACGCATACACAAGAGTAAATCACAACTGAGTCATTTTAGTTTTTAGAGATGAACTTTTGtactttttctttatattttagaagatgtttttttttctctttttcttcAGTTTGATCAGGTTAAAAAACAAACATTCTCGAAACGTTGGGCTTAAGTCACAGAAAACAGAAGAAACAAATGGAactccatgaaaaatttctgagcATAAATACAGCACGCATATGGAcagcgaaaaaaaatcatgtggtTGAACAATTGTTTTGTGGAGAAATCCGTTTTTCCATGAAATTGgtgaatctgttttttttttaacttatctttttttgtagtttcaaatcattttcttctgaaataacaACGTAGGTATTACATTTTCAACTGATTCTTCTGGGTCTATTTGGGTTCTGGTTTCACGCTGCATATCTGAGCACTGGCATGTTTTTAAACCAACCAGAATGAAGAACAGTAGCGTGAACATCTCTACGGCGACTCGAATGGAATCGGGCGCTCCGAACACAATGCCATTGAAATTGTTACACGGTCGTCCCGATGTTCTTCAATGTTGTACCTAAACCAGAGAGTATCcggtatcagtaggtcgactctagaggcacgttcccctccgtttgggaaatttgtgccataactACTCTTGCGTGGTCATCCTGATCAATACGATTGTCGTTTTCTTACCAAGCGTGGTCGTCCCAACGTACTTGTTGTGTCTAAACAGTATGT contains:
- the LOC115254271 gene encoding uncharacterized protein LOC115254271, producing MGPSCDYEPVRHVHYSNNHHHHHEDDDDPEPNEEEYEEELIVTIPPPPPPPAQVMVQQLHSLRLHSPSVESSPSPSASALPPRAVTVQIAVPPPSSSSSSASAGSPWVPLKSSSSSSSSAPSSASSTAPIGGTGGLPPPLQSASSSSSASSSVTFSTFRRVH